TTTGTGAAATCTTGTGAGGTGATTCCTGCGATTAATCAGTGCGAGACACATTTACTCCTCCAACAAAAGCCCTTAAGAGAGGCGATGAAGAGCAAAAAAACTTTGTTGCAAAGCTGGAGTCCTTTTATCGCGGGGAAAGGCTCAATTTTAGAAAATCCCACACTTAAAAGCATTGCACAAAAATACAACAAAACACCCGCACAAGTGGTTTTGCGATTTTTGATTGAACAAGGAATCTCTGTCATACCAAAAACTTCTAAAAGAGCAAGAATGCAAGAAAATCTTAATGTCTTTGATTTTTCTTTAAGTGCGCAGGATATGCAGATTCTTAAAGGGTTTGATACAAATAAAAGTGCATTTTCTTGGACGAATTATTAGGGGAAGTTTGGTATAATCTTGCGTTTTAGTTTGCTTTATCCACCTAACCCCACCACCTTTGTGTCTCTAAGATTTTAAAAGAGACAATCCAAAGCAGCAATCCCGCAAAGGCAACACAAGAGAGGGCGATATACGCATAAAAATATCCATAATATTGCGCTATAAATCCTCCCAAACTCCCGCTTAGTGCTGCGCCTATGCTGCCAAGAGTCATCACACAGGCAAGGGCAGCATTGATATGTCCGCTTCCGCGCAACATTATCGCTACTAAAACAGGTAAAATCACGCCTGTAATCCCGGCTCCAATGCCATCAAGAATCTGTGTGGCGACCATTCCGATAAGATTTTCAAAATGCGCTGCTATGCCCCCGCGCACAATAAGAGCGACAAAGCAAAGAGCCATTAGAATAAAATAAACTTGAGAAAAGCAAGGAGCAACTGCAAGAGAATGAGGACGCGTGAGAATCTTCATACACACGAGTGAAATCACAATCATTGTGCTTTGAGCGATAAGGATTGTCGCAGCTGCATATGCCCCGCTAGAATCAATGCCAAGCGGGTGTGCCCTTTGGCTAAGCAAGGGGAGCATATACGCATTACTCAAATGAAAGCAAAACATCGCCGCGCCCAAGATAAGCACGGATTTATCGCTTAAGGCTTCCCATAGAGATATACTCGTGTCGCCCTCTTGCCCCCTTGCGACTTTATGATTAATGCTACTACTACGTATAAGGCTAAGAAACAAAAGTGAGAATACACCCATAAGCGCGGTAATCACAAAAATCGCACCGATTCCATAATAAAATGCGAATCCAAGACTAAGCAATGCGCTAAAGGCTGTTCCTGCGTGTTTATAGGCTTCATTGAGGCTCACTTGTCTGCTATAATCAGATAGTCCCACGATTCCAAGTGTGAGGGCTGCAAATGCGGGGGCAAGGCACACTCCGCACAGAGCTACACTCATTTGGGCTAAAAGCGTAAAGCCAAAATGTGGGTAGAAGTAATTTGCCAAAGTCGCAAAGACTATGGCGAGGATACAAAAGGCTATCAGGGCTTTTTTGTGCGATGTCTTGTCTATGAAAATCCCTAAGGGGATTGCAAAAAGTAATGCACAAAGGGAGGTAATTGTGGAGATAAGCCCGATTTGGGATTCCATAAAGTCGTGTTGTTTCAAAAACACACCCAAATAGGGACCTAAACCATCTCGCACATCGGCGATAAAGAAATTCAGCCAAGCAAGTGCATTGTGCGGATTGATAGAATCTCCTTAATATCCTAAAATCTTGTTAATCTTACTAATTGCGCTTTGTTCCATTTCGGCGATAATTTGCTTTTCTTTAGCCTTTTCTTGTGAAATCTTTGCTTCTTGTTGCACGATTTGAGCTAAAGTCGCGTTAATTTTAGTATCATCTCTTGTTGCCTTTGCCTCTTGCAAGTTGATTTCTAGGATTTTTTTCTCTAGCTCTAGTGCTTTGATTTTGCCTCTTAATTCCTCTCTTTTCTTATCAATGGCTTCCCTTTCCTTGAAATCTGCTTTTAAAGCCTCTCTTTTTTTATCAAAACTCGCATTGTTAAAAACCTCTGGTAAAACGCCCTTGATGTGTGGCCGTGGCTTTGTAGGGACCGGCGGTGTAGCAAAGAGCGTGCTAGATAAGGCTAACATCAGTGCTAAACTCATAACTT
This portion of the Helicobacter ganmani genome encodes:
- a CDS encoding MFS transporter, translated to MNPHNALAWLNFFIADVRDGLGPYLGVFLKQHDFMESQIGLISTITSLCALLFAIPLGIFIDKTSHKKALIAFCILAIVFATLANYFYPHFGFTLLAQMSVALCGVCLAPAFAALTLGIVGLSDYSRQVSLNEAYKHAGTAFSALLSLGFAFYYGIGAIFVITALMGVFSLLFLSLIRSSSINHKVARGQEGDTSISLWEALSDKSVLILGAAMFCFHLSNAYMLPLLSQRAHPLGIDSSGAYAAATILIAQSTMIVISLVCMKILTRPHSLAVAPCFSQVYFILMALCFVALIVRGGIAAHFENLIGMVATQILDGIGAGITGVILPVLVAIMLRGSGHINAALACVMTLGSIGAALSGSLGGFIAQYYGYFYAYIALSCVAFAGLLLWIVSFKILETQRWWG